One Rhizobiales bacterium GAS188 DNA window includes the following coding sequences:
- a CDS encoding GntR family transcriptional regulator, phosphonate transport system regulatory protein, whose amino-acid sequence MKMKRQHDHQLAPQSAGGIDPLWRRIEQSLRSAIVEGRHAPGSKLPPDRQIASDYGASRVTARRALAALEQDGLLRIEHGNGTFVSDEALVHYRLGGNRVRFNQNLVVVGEVEKVHRRVLGTREAKAGRDVAHHLGIVPGEPVLELQMAAYADELPISLGVRHCAAKRFRGLAEAFERKGSITRALQEFGVVDYRRASTEITARLPSPEEARLLCQPRVQPVLAYMATDIEVATGDVISYYVGCFASHRVTITIGDMADAG is encoded by the coding sequence ATGAAGATGAAGCGCCAACACGACCACCAGCTCGCGCCGCAGAGCGCAGGCGGCATCGATCCGCTGTGGCGGCGCATCGAGCAGTCGCTGCGCAGCGCGATCGTCGAGGGGCGCCATGCGCCCGGCTCGAAGCTTCCGCCGGACAGGCAGATCGCGTCCGACTATGGGGCGAGCCGGGTCACGGCGCGACGCGCGCTCGCGGCGCTGGAGCAGGACGGGCTTTTGCGGATCGAGCACGGCAACGGCACTTTCGTCAGCGACGAAGCGCTGGTCCATTATCGCCTCGGCGGCAATCGGGTCCGCTTCAACCAGAATCTCGTCGTCGTCGGCGAGGTCGAGAAGGTGCATCGTCGCGTCCTCGGCACTCGGGAAGCCAAGGCAGGCCGCGACGTCGCTCATCACCTCGGCATTGTGCCGGGTGAACCGGTCCTGGAATTGCAGATGGCTGCCTATGCGGACGAACTGCCGATCTCGCTCGGGGTGCGCCATTGCGCGGCAAAGCGCTTTCGTGGCCTGGCGGAGGCGTTCGAGCGCAAGGGCTCGATCACACGGGCCCTGCAGGAGTTCGGGGTCGTGGACTATCGTCGCGCATCGACGGAGATCACCGCACGCCTGCCGAGCCCCGAAGAGGCAAGGCTCCTCTGCCAGCCGCGGGTGCAACCGGTGCTCGCCTACATGGCGACCGACATCGAGGTCGCGACCGGCGACGTCATCTCCTACTATGTCGGATGCTTCGCCTCTCACCGTGTGACGATCACCATCGGGGACATGGCGGACGCCGGGTAG